A section of the Mycolicibacterium anyangense genome encodes:
- a CDS encoding helix-turn-helix domain-containing protein has protein sequence MRIGDKTAGSRTGMFSISEQQAPSVGVAMRAARVQRGMSLRALAAQMGVSAATLSAIENGRTGLSVRRLQQVAAVLGIAPSRLLSMTAEEATAIPDPGEPAQWRNFPPLTIDPVLRGAIDAFVETGYHGTSMRMLAARIGVSVPGIYHHYADKQQLLVRILDVTMSELTWRIESARREAYDGRSEVALIVEALALFHTHHRKLAFIGASEMRSLEGPNRRRITGLRDRVQYTLDEAVDRGIADGSLHTCEPRAAARAIATMCTSLPQWFRDDGPRGAEDIAQAYVSFALAMLSNTDTGKRPRKC, from the coding sequence GTCGGTCGGGGTGGCGATGCGTGCCGCGCGCGTTCAGCGGGGCATGAGCCTGCGTGCGCTGGCGGCGCAGATGGGCGTGAGCGCGGCAACGCTCAGCGCGATCGAGAACGGTCGCACCGGTTTGTCCGTCCGGCGGTTGCAGCAGGTGGCGGCAGTCCTCGGCATCGCCCCGTCCCGATTGCTGAGCATGACCGCTGAGGAAGCTACGGCGATACCGGACCCCGGTGAGCCGGCCCAGTGGCGCAACTTTCCGCCCTTGACCATCGACCCGGTATTGCGAGGCGCCATCGACGCGTTCGTCGAGACCGGCTATCACGGGACCTCGATGCGGATGCTGGCGGCGCGCATAGGGGTCAGTGTGCCTGGGATTTATCACCACTACGCAGACAAGCAGCAACTGCTGGTGAGAATTCTGGACGTCACCATGAGTGAGTTGACGTGGCGAATCGAGTCGGCCCGCCGGGAAGCGTACGACGGGCGTAGCGAGGTGGCGCTCATCGTCGAAGCGCTGGCGTTGTTCCACACGCACCACCGCAAGCTGGCTTTCATCGGTGCCAGTGAAATGCGAAGCCTCGAGGGTCCCAACCGGCGAAGGATCACCGGCTTGCGCGACCGGGTTCAGTACACGCTCGACGAAGCCGTCGACCGCGGCATCGCCGACGGCAGCCTTCACACCTGTGAGCCACGTGCTGCGGCACGTGCCATCGCCACCATGTGTACCTCGCTGCCGCAGTGGTTCCGGGACGACGGTCCGCGCGGCGCCGAGGACATCGCGCAGGCGTACGTGAGCTTCGCGCTCGCGATGCTCTCCAACACCGACACCGGAAAAAGACCCCGAAAGTGTTGA
- a CDS encoding SDR family NAD(P)-dependent oxidoreductase, which yields MLNDSGIQKSAIITGASRGIGLAIAEKLAAQGMALTISSRTAADLDALVPHLRGLGAHSVTPIAADMADPDSVPAILERHREVNTDLSALIVNAGVGSSGDIADYALRRTP from the coding sequence GTGTTGAATGACAGCGGTATTCAGAAGTCGGCAATCATCACCGGAGCCTCCCGTGGAATCGGCCTGGCGATCGCCGAGAAGCTCGCGGCTCAGGGCATGGCACTCACGATCTCGTCGCGCACCGCCGCGGACCTCGACGCGCTGGTGCCTCATCTTCGTGGGCTGGGTGCACATTCGGTGACACCGATCGCCGCTGACATGGCCGATCCGGATTCCGTCCCGGCGATCCTCGAGCGTCATCGCGAGGTCAATACCGACCTCAGCGCCCTCATCGTCAATGCCGGGGTGGGGTCCTCCGGCGATATCGCCGACTACGCCTTGCGCCGCACACCATGA